A stretch of DNA from Oryza brachyantha chromosome 4, ObraRS2, whole genome shotgun sequence:
acgtcatacgcccgtcaaccactcgatggtagcaaccaaaagcgtacaccagagactcgatctcaacaaaggcatattccccggttatctcaaccatttcaaacccatcctcatgtgggactagttgcccaggaatgcaacatagtctcacataactcatctcaagcacgatatccgaattataagtggttctaagcataacgcataaatagtcttaataagttctaagtagtacttggcgacaagccatacatattggttcatgcggtaagcgtgctacccaaaagcccataggcaaaccggctagggtaaatccctagttagaaccatgctggaaatcacaagctgcatcaaactcctcattcaaacagtcaatacctgcagcagggtctgaaccaaaaacaagtaaaagaaaacaagaaatcagtacattaatcaaattaatgtactggcaagtcggtgacaaccctagcatgctacatgttggccatactcaaggataagctgtgtataggttaatttgcataaatgccagttttagttcacaacattttctcaacggaatttttttttacaatagtaTAGGGTgagtaaaacttgtaatgtaaataaataaataacacgcGTCTACCtctcaaggtagatcatcaccacttaccatcatatcatcaccattcaccgaactttactTAAGTTCACCAATAAAACATTTCAACAATTTTCCaagttcacaagagtttatcaaaatcacaaactatactcatgacacttcaccatgccgctcatgaccgtgagcacggttaatcgattagttttagactctgcagagtttgtacaacttttaagcccacatgatatggatcgctctagtttgtccgatacccgtcggtatcaccacactctacacattgagtgtgatctagaggtcataacaaaaccgttacattgtttattgtctagccttgcaccagcccgatgtgtgttttacccacgctactagcaaagtagcgccactaggtagcgggcccacgctttaacctagcgccgtaaggaaccctacccggaatccctcacgaggcacggcaccgttgtattggacagactgcccgctcaaatcatcacataccacaaGTCATTAATAAACTTCATCACAaaccataggaagttccgataagttaccaaaacccggtaactcatactctttggcctaccaagatgcaaggctaaactctaaacaacttaataggttatggccagcccatacttagcacatgtggtttgtactgttttcattagttggtgacatagagtgaggtccttaatcgacccgggcgaacgctccccctatcggtgcacatctattaccatatgtacaccactcgccgcccaagtcaaaaaaaacaagtttcctccattttctattcacaatactcacacatttaaaattctgtccagcagcatcaaaataacctttttcacatataacatttatcaaaaatgagtaatttgtaaggcggtaaccgaatatataagcatatagcggcaatataagcatagcataatcccaaataacacaataattgtatccaagagcaccctatggttacaaccagcaaggattcaatatttcaaggtaggttatgcagcaatttggtcatatctaccattcccatatttataaaatttctttttctaaaattaatactagctaacgtatgcatgtttgcaatagaatcatttagcccattaaaacataggatcaaagtggtcaaaggaggggctgacttgccttcgtccgcaaacacctgaacctggtcttcaacaaactcaccctcttcttcttcgacgtattcttcctctattcaaaatacgcgtatacgataaatacaaaaatgcataaaaaccaaaaatgcatgaaaatgcatgagacttatgccgtgagtgtgtgctggtctcaggtggcctctagtgaagaaatttttattttatcactttgttttacagagatatgcatttaataattaaaaaggtttaaaaagggctaagttttattaagcaacatttttgtacagaagtgaagaaaattacttttacaaagttacagagcatgattttagaaaattaacagaagtggtttcataatttttagagctattttcaatttgttacggatttaacaagctctaggagacatttagggaaaaacaaaaataaagaaaaagtttgtacaaaaagtaccaagttttatatttttctaaaatagctgacagttccacggatctaacaaaactagtttcacaattttcggacttaaaatgaattttctacagaattttgaagttctgctcattctcagctaaaaaaaatagaaatcagttttcaaaatttaatttcagccgggcccacatgtcagtgaatggcgttttctgaagtgaggggcgttttgcagaaaggcatatgtgtctaggcagttttcggataggaccctagctttagtcgaattctccgaaggaggtccctggtcggctcaaacaaggggcagccatgggtgagttggattttcagctcgccggcgacgatcggtggcCCGAATCAATTCgagcgcaaaagagaaaatgtagaggggGTCCTTGTGCAtccgtgagtggtggtggtgagggaaatGCTGGTCCGTAGCCCATGGAACACGAGCAACAGCGACGACATGTCTAGGtatggccatgcatgtgcttgtagTGGCTTGGTTAGTGCAAGCAAGGGCTCGGTTAGTGCAAAATAGTTAGTGCCAGAGATGTCTCAAGGTACtagggtgctcaccaagcgaagaaacggatgaaacgatgtccacgggagcggtgaagacgttggccggcggcgaggtcggtgacgcccaccacgtgttcgatagattgcttcttgggcaaaaGAGGCACGGATGAGCTCGGCGTGATGTTTCGTCTGAGCACAAGGGTAAAATGGGTTCACTGAGGGATGCTAAGAAGGATGACGCGGACGGTTTCTCGTGAGACTCACCTAGGAGAGATTAATGGCGacgtgggctcgccggcgccgacatggGCGCTCGCGTTCCGGCCATCCCAAGGGGTTTCCTTCCCGGAGTTCGCTTGGAACGTGAAGAGGCGAGGTAGGAGAGCCTGCTGGCGCGAGGGCTGGTTTAAAGGTGGAGTTTGGACGCGGTGCCCGTGAGCTCGGTCCATGGCCTAAGCTCTGTCCCTGCGTTCTCGAGCCGTGCGACGATGGAACAGGGCGGCTGGGCGCGTCAGGACGTGTGCAGCGTGCCGTGGAAGagtagtggaggaggagatttggTCTAGGCGCGGTGATTTGGTCGGAACGGCCTCGTCTACCTTCAATGGAGTCGTACCCGGGTGGTGATTGGGGAGAATGGCGCGAGGTGGACGATGGATATGGAGACACGGTGTCTAGACCCATCAACAGCGTCGGCTAACATCTTAGCTTCGTGGAGAAGGCCCGACATGGCATGGTGGGAAGCTAGGGGTGCTGTTTTCTCCACTCCAAGGAAGACGCCcgccaggtgttcgacgaaatgcttacaaagactgagagagggagagaaggtggCTGGTGCTGTGATGGGATTTCTTGGGCTTCCATTGGCCATggggggcggtggaggctgtgaggagagagtgggaggctgccatgtgggtcctaggggtgtggagcccacttgtcattgaaagaaatttgaaatctggcttggaggctaagtcaAGTAGAGTTGGCTGCAAAGGATTTTTGGAGGATGAGAAGAAATGGTTAGATAGCGATCCAGCGTGTGCCACTCCTCTTGGTGTTAGAAGAAAGTTTgtagaagactttggctgaaacaaaacttttaaaagaggtttttaaataaatttttcgaagagagcaagtttgaatctactaacaGTTTTTTCAGGTTTtcggagagattaaaataaatcaaatagttatcaaaccttaattaaaaattatgaaaatttgtgggttggtttctgacatatcaaggtatttttcagaatttttgtagaatttttggatgcacataaataccaaattaattatttttgtgaaactaggtctattattgcatgtgatgatgagatgattaagatccaaaaacaattaaaatcactcccaaccacatgatgcatttaagttaaatttagttctcgggtttacgggcttgggtatgttacatTACCTGAGTGCAAACTTGTCATATGatgattcatatgaatctctAGAATAAATATGTTCATGGGAGTTTCCTAATGGAGACCCAAAAACTGTAtaaagataattaattaattcagaaCTATCCTCTAtgcctaatttttttcaaaaaaaaatgattgatatcgtcaattatagaaaaattaaattcagtgCCGCAAAGACTCCATGGCCCAATGGATAAGGCGCTGGTCTACGGAACCAGAGATTCTGGGTTCGATCCCCAGTGGAGTCGTcccattttcatttattttttccctttcatcTGCATCCTTTTGCTTGTAGAGATTTTATTCATCTTTCGCATAActcacaaataaaattatttgttgcaAGCCCAAACATTATCGGCATATCCATCCTGTCTGTAGATATCTTCATTATCTTTTGCATaactcattttatcttttttccctttcatcTGCATCCTTTTGCTtgtagagattttttttccatctttcGCATAActcacaaataaaattatttgttgtaAGCCCAAACATTATCGGCATATCCATCCTGTCTGTAGAGGTTCATTATCTTTGGCATAActcaaataaaactatttgatGTAAGCCCAAACATTATTTCCTGATTATACCATGGGCTCACAAAAATGAACCAACAAAAATTATTACATAGTCTCAGTCCGAGGAGATTAATAATACATAAGTAACAGAAGATAGATAGGATCAAGACAAGTTTACAGCACATAAGCTGAGTCAGACTCTGCTGACTCTACATGATATTAGGGCTAAGATATCCAGCATAATTAAGGTCTTAgctctcaagtctcaaccTTGATCAAGTACCAGGTGCCAAGAGGAAGAGCACATGCCACGGCTTCAGCGATGAGGGTAATTAGCCAGTCCAGATTTAAAACAGTCTACGGCGATTAGATGAGTGCAATGCTGCTCTCGCCACCAGGGGGCTTGCGGACACCGCCGAGATAGTCTCGGGGGGCAGCCGCTCCATCAGCAAAGATGTCACTGCCGCTCATCTCCTTCAGCTTTGCTGAGCTGAGAGATTTCTCAGCAGATGCAGGGGGAGCGTCCTCTTTGAAGATATTGTTGCCTGTCAGCTCTTGGAACTTCTGGTTGTGAATTTTCTTTGACGTCTTCACTACAGGCTCCTCGCTGAACGTGATGTTGCTTGGACCTCCAGCGGGCTACGAAGACATTCAGTTCATGCAGATTTAAGAGGGTGAGATATTCGTGCTAACAGGGTGGATACCAAACACATTGTTGCCATATGTCAATGAAATGTCATACAAGCCAAATATCTATCAAATATGAATATCAGATCATGCTGCTATTTGTAGCTGATGCATCTTAGGCCGCGCTCAGCGGTTCcagttagttaacttatccctctcgttttccgcgcgcatgcttcccaaactactaaacggtgtattttttcaaaaattttctatagaaaagttgttttaaaaaatcatattaatctattttatattttttaataattaataattaattaatcatgtactaatctattagtacgttttccgtgccagggataagttaacttatcctccgcacttcgaacgcggccttacaCCTATACCAATGCAAcctaatttgaattttgagcaTCCATTCCCTGTACACCTATTTGGTTAGGTGTGGATGTCCTGTATCACCCAAgaggaacaaaagaaaaggtccCTTGTGTAGTAGTACCCTAAAGAAAGTGGTAGGAATTCTTTTTTCACATATCTCATCAGTGAATTAGTCAGTCTAAGAAAGATTGATCGATAATCCACAACAAAAGCCTGAAATTCCATACTGAccaatatgaaacaaaaacagTTTTAGTGGCTTATTTGAATTGAAGCTATTACATCAGTCATCACACTGCAATATCTCTATGCAAAATTTACGGGACAACTACTTAGTAAGGAGGCAAGCAAATAAGCACCATCAAGCAGCATGTCAAATGGGAACGGTACTGTGCACATTATGAATTATTGcaatgaaaattcaaaattatgttAGTAGCTGTCGATCAAATATAATACCACTAGAACTACAAGACCCTAAAAGAAATTGCAAGAATAACGTGCTTGATTAGGATCATCATTTGTATTCTGAACTATGTATGACCAAACCTAAAAAACTATCTTTTCTTGCCAAACCTAAATTTATCCTATAAACATATGTCAAGACTCAAGACCTGAAGTACTGTTTTTCTATAGTATGCGCTTGGTTGATTTCCTGTCAAAAATGGACAGTACGCAATAGATAGGATAGAAACATAAACAGGATATTCATATTCATGTCACTTACATTGGATACTTTCACTGATGTGTGGACACTTCTTGGCTGTGGAAGTGCAAAATCTAGATTTCCTTGTAGCTCCATATTGCGAGCAGCCAACGGCCTTGCTGGTATCTCAGGAGGAGGACCAAAAATATCGCTCCCAGTGAGCTCCTTGCTCTTGGCTTCAGATCGCTGCTTATTCATTTTACCATCAG
This window harbors:
- the LOC102706094 gene encoding uncharacterized protein LOC102706094 encodes the protein MERAVPVRKPHTSTADLLTWSATGPDAASAASPANSSRPSLKPAGGITPAMFGAPVSEEEAEDLSKSERKFCSGSKLKEMTGSGIFTEKSENGDSETSNPAQKTSVRMYQQTVTGISQISFSADGSVSPKKPSSLPEVAKQRELSGTLESDADGKMNKQRSEAKSKELTGSDIFGPPPEIPARPLAARNMELQGNLDFALPQPRSVHTSVKVSNPAGGPSNITFSEEPVVKTSKKIHNQKFQELTGNNIFKEDAPPASAEKSLSSAKLKEMSGSDIFADGAAAPRDYLGGVRKPPGGESSIALI